A genomic segment from Bradysia coprophila strain Holo2 chromosome III, BU_Bcop_v1, whole genome shotgun sequence encodes:
- the LOC119077077 gene encoding putative N(4)-(beta-N-acetylglucosaminyl)-L-asparaginase GA14866 produces MSKLILLLLITLQADWIFASLPLVINTWNFQSATVKAWETVFTNKQSAVDAVVEGCSVCEREQCDTTVGYGGSPDENGETTLDAMIMDGATMNIGAVAALRNIKDAIAVARNVLQNSRHTMLVGSQATEFAIQMGYKSESLATNYSQQVWQNWKNNSCQPNFWMNVQPNSSTSCGPYEPLSDNEVDNFWNTRDYYAKHKFGSGHHDTIGMIVIDRNKNVAAGTSTNGARHKIPGRVGDSPIPGSGAYCDNSIGAASATGDGDIMMRFLPALLAVEFLRANMTPHNAGEMALRRIVPHYPDFVGAVVVANINGDYGAACHGMVDFPFSVYTASTGNVVKRVKCFSVN; encoded by the exons ATGTCTAAATTAATTCTTTTGTTACTAATAACATTACAAGCTGACTGGATATTCGCTTCGTTACCATTAGTAATAAATACTTGGAACTTTCAGTCAGCTACTGTGAAAG CGTGGGAAACTGTATTCACGAATAAACAGAGTGCCGTTGATGCTGTTGTCGAAGGGTGTTCAGTATGTGAACGTGAACAATGCGATACGACTGTAGGATACGGGGGAAGTCCAGACGAAAATGGTGAAACAACGTTAGACGCAATGATTATGGACGG TGCGACCATGAACATTGGTGCAGTCGCAGCGTTAAGAAATATCAAAGATGCGATAGCAGTGGCAAGAAATGTTCTTCAAAATTCGAGGCATACTATGCTAGTCGGTTCACAAGCGACTGAATTTGCCATACAGATGGGCTACAAAAGCGAATCGCTGGCAACAAATTATTCACAACAAGTGTGGCagaattggaaaaataattcatgCCAGCCAAATTTTTGGATG AACGTACAACCGAACAGTTCGACTAGTTGTGGACCGTATGAACCACTTTCTGACAATGAAGTAGACAACTTTTGGAATACAAGAGACTATTACGCAAAGCATAAATTCGGTTCAGGTCATCACGACACAATTGGAATGATTGTAATCGATAGGAATAAGAATGTTGCTGCTG GAACAAGTACAAACGGTGCGAGACACAAAATACCAGG GCGAGTCGGTGACTCTCCAATACCAGGCTCAGGAGCGTATTGTGATAATAGCATTGGTGCAGCTAGTGCTACAGGAGACGGCGATATAATGATGAG ATTCTTACCCGCCTTATTGGCTGTGGAATTTTTACGCGCCAATATGACTCCCCATAATGCGGGCGAAATGGCTTTACGCCGAATCGTTCCACACTATCCGGATTTTGTAGGTGCAGTCGTTGTCGCCAACATAAATGGTGACTATGGTGCTGCTTGTCATGGTATGGtggattttccattttctgtgTATACAGCATCGACAGGGAATGTTGTGAAACGAGTCAAATGTTTTAgtgttaattaa
- the LOC119075527 gene encoding uncharacterized protein LOC119075527, which translates to MGNSGSAHSAVPNSIDHNNYRHSPSQWSQSVPRESTNRHTHQIKVLPELKGGARLRATNNGNILHGGGTLSGRRDLVLHNGVFRTRSTSSTRSPDPSETSTRLPPHPHQLMQRSQTQLNIIRKQPGLGKLPENNPIKRSGSEPDLRGSGDERNDGPKMDSRGNMDKNNLPKAKLIRNKKKKAAPLPPVQVKANQASMERKSLNYDPSRFGWKKPEENLPNNKENVEEKEAPKKLRLFKTKAETQKGNEVTVFQKEIEKAAQAKNHLNRYSNTERQSFNSLPFNHDTHNTEFDRLSDHHEENVPPMPQLFRREKSFDLSLLMQQKQSHFGANSFANKETHLPSTNNVVNQRSIPVSRMSSVESKLRSRKFSQPVTSPTISGNNTETDFKKELLAATRRRSQNIILKRQDESAVIDSKLLSKSCEELEKSLPNKSFEKPVNKPIDEVKLEDCRSIRKPLAKEENEERHQNHVIESATKTFYFGMTGDQSMLMNEELPVIHKSTIDLMPTSNHFSELDSESTDSSLSSALIDHFPMHLIQTIDDHLNDPDSNPNGIQLHVRPTLPRRQYEVPRFSPAAAWKNLALDCDVATSPDETTNVCEKKNYSSYSANDVDVDEPSLNQQLLESRIERVYRDPIPGFLDNKSGDSGISGDAGMLQERPESPTLRDGQNNDKIGPFLLPWTPLQDLGEESSSDDAEMANSKEELSKLVNRGHVFSLSLPRESHLLGYGGENLQLADAKTFNSLQKLKRTVSSAFGGSNDSREQNKPTIYHNENWMLSRSAPNSIDNNLFTPVLNTTSECGDENEDFLPYEEDRHERTDEIEEKSQHNEYRSYHRRPRQQTQTEHSKILPPSFNYLTGGKHLMYLPNQENAIGYDERDSSPVNIGSDRRYGAEAIASENRSSSFNDEEYDERENLQDPPELALNSNGNQHLTDLEPSQFAFKMKNINSGKSRNHHRFTFQSTVRQIERRRLAERLSKDAEQKEAQRLSELEAMRRVEEEFQKKRAREKATIRHQLRLYSMGENETDVLGYSTGQYTSLPIEWKSNVPRDEPDGAVSSPAPSPTSQNYLPISKSTDSETYVDTKTPYISRIIEQKSGKLYRSQNSMKNIDVRTPPTEVLSEFHTTRREYVEYRNSRKTPSNKSGRTGSNSLNPMTYKSAIDDQPSDNYRKSFAHGRSICSSDSDMSGPIIRNVTRHKHRSRSPSPEL; encoded by the exons ATGGGAAACTCGGGCAGTGCTCATTCAGCTGTGCCAAATTCCATCGATCACAACAATTATCGTCATTCACCTAGTCAATGGTCACAGTCGGTTCCACGAGAATCTACAAATCGCCACACGCACCAAATCAAAGTTTTACCAGAACTTAAGGGTGGTGCACGCCTTCGAGCCACCaataatggaaatattttacatgGTGGTGGGACGCTATCGGGGAGGAGAGATTTAGTGTTGCACAATGGTGTGTTTCGTACAAGAAGCACATCGTCTACGCGAAGTCCAGATCCGTCTGAAACGAGCACACGTCTGCCACCACATCCACATCAGTTAATGCAACGCTCACAAACTCAATTAAATATCATAAGAAAACAGCCGGGGCTAGGTAAATTACCCGAAAATAATCCCATCAAACGGTCTGGATCAGAACCAGACTTGAGAGGAAGTGGTGATGAACGAAATGATGGTCCGAAGATGGACTCTCGAGGTAACAtggacaaaaataatttgccAAAAGCAAAGTTAATAAgaaacaagaagaagaaagcgGCTCCTTTGCCACCCGTACAAGTGAAAGCAAATCAAGCATCAATGGAAAGAAAATCCCTGAACTACGATCCGAGTCGGTTTGGTTGGAAGAAGCCGGAAGAAAACTTACCTAATAATAAGGAAAATGTGGAGGAAAAGGAAGCTCCGAAAAAATTACGTTTATTCAAGACAAAAGCGGAAACCCAAAAAGGCAATGAAGTGACAGTATTTCAAAAAGAGATTGAAAAAGCCGCGCAAgctaaaaatcatttaaatcgATATTCAAATACAGAACGGCAATCATTTAATAGCCTCCCATTTAATCATGATACACACAATACTGAATTCGATCGACTGTCCGATCATCACGAAGAAAACGTACCGCCAATGCCACAACTGTTTCGAAGAGAAAAATCGTTTGATTTGAGTTTGCTAATGCAACAGAAGCAATCACACTTTGGTGCCAATTCGTTTGCTAACAAAGAAACACATTTACCATCAACAAACAACGTTGTTAATCAGCGTTCAATACCCGTAAGTCGCATGTCTTCAGTTGAATCTAAACTTCGATCGAGAAAGTTTTCACAGCCAGTGACATCACCTACAATATCCGGAAATAATACTGAAACGGACTTTAAAAAAGAATTGTTAGCCGCTACTCGTAGACGATCACAGAATATTATCTTAAAGAGACAAGATGAATCCGCAGTAATCGATTCAAAATTGTTGAGCAAGAGCTGCGAGGAATTGGAAAAAAGCTTGCCaaataaatcatttgaaaaaccAGTGAACAAGCCAATCGATGAAGTGAAACTTGAGGATTGTAGGAGTATCCGAAAGCCTCTGGCTAAAGAAGAAAACGAAGAAAGGCATCAGAATCATGTCATCGAATCCGCAacgaaaacgttttattttggTATGACTGGAGACCAGTCGATGCTAATGAACGAAGAATTACCAGTTATCCATAAATCCACCATAGATTTGATGCCTACATCGAATCACTTTTCCGAACTGGATTCTGAGTCTACCGATTCCAGTCTATCGTCAGCACTGATAGACCATTTCCCAATGCATTTAATCCAAACAATAGACGATCATCTGAATGACCCGGACAGTAATCCTAATGGAATTCAACTGCATGTGCGTCCAACACTACCGCGAAGGCAATACGAAGTTCCGCGTTTTTCACCAGCTGCTGCCTGGAAAAATTTAGCATTAGATTGTGATGTAGCAACGAGTCCAGATGAAACAACGAATGTGtgcgaaaagaaaaattatagtTCTTACAGTGCCAACGATGTGGACGTGGACGAACCTTCACTGAATCAGCAGTTGTTAGAAAGTCGAATCGAACGTGTATATAGAGATCCCATTCCTGGATTTCTCGACAATAAAAGCGGAGATAGTGGAATTTCAGGAGATGCTGGAATGTTGCAGGAACGCCCTGAAAGTCCTACACTACGCGATGGTCAAAACAATGACAAAATCGGTCCGTTTCTTTTACCATGGACGCCACTGCAGGATTTAGGAGAAGAAAGTAGTTCAGACGATGCAGAAATGGCCAACTCGAAAGAAGAATTATCGAAGTTGGTCAATAGAGGTCATGTCTTCAGTTTATCCCTTCCACGTGAAAGTCATTTGCTTGGTTATGGCGGTGAAAATCTTCAGTTAGCTGATGCTAAAACATTCAACAGTCTTCAAAAATTAAAGCGCACAGTTTCAAGTGCATTCGGCGGAAGCAATGACAGTCGTGAGCAAAATAAGCCAACTATATACCACAATGAAAACTGGATGTTGAGTCGTTCAGCGCCTAATTCGATAGATAACAACCTATTCACGCCAGTTCTCAATACAACGTCAGAGTGTGGTGATGAGAATGAAGACTTCCTTCCGTATGAAGAAGATCGCCATGAACGCACCGACGAAATTGAAGAAAAGAGTCAACATAATGAATATCGTTCGTACCATCGACGTCCACGGCAGCAGACACAAACTGAGCACAGCAAAATCTTACCGCCTTCTTTTAACTATCTTACGGGCGGCAAACATTTGATGTATCTGCCGAATCAAGAAAATGCCATTGGATATGACGAACGAGATAGTTCACCGGTTAACATAGGTAGCGATCGTCGCTATGGAGCCGAAGCTATTGCTTCCGAAAATCGATCATCAAGTTTCAACGATGAAGAATATGATGAACGAGAAAACTTACAAGATCCACCTGAACTCGCATTGAATTCAAAT GGTAATCAACATTTAACTGACCTTGAGCCATCGCAATTTgctttcaaaatgaaaaacatcaaTTCCGGAAAGTCTCGAAACCATCATCGTTTTACATTCCAAAGTACGGTCAGACAAATCGAACGACGACGCCTAGCTGAACGATTATCAAAAGATGCCGAACAGAAAGAAGCACAACGATTAAGTGAACTGGAAGCAATGCGTCGCGTTGAagaagaatttcaaaaaaagaggGCCAGAGAGAAGGCAACCATCAGACACCAATTGCGTCTATATTCGATGGGTGAGAATGAGACGGACGTGTTGGGCTACTCAACTGGTCAATACACGAGTCTACCGATTGAATGGAAGTCAAATGTg CCTCGAGACGAACCAGATGGTGCCGTGTCGAGTCCAGCACCAAGTCCAACTTCGCAAAATTATTTACCAATAAGCAAGTCTACTGATAGCGAAACATATGTGGACACTAAGACACCGTACATCTCGCGCATAATTGAACAGAAAAGCGGAAAATTATATCGAAGTcagaattcaatgaaaaatattgatgttAGGACTCCACCAACTGAG GTTTTATCCGAGTTTCATACCACACGCCGCGAGTATGTCGAGTATCGAAATTCAAGGAAAACTCCTTCAAATAAATCAGGACGGACTGGTAGTAACTCATTAAATCCG ATGACCTACAAATCAGCGATTGATGATCAACCATCGGATAATTATCGTAAATCGTTTGCACATGGTCGATCCATATGTAGTTCTGATTCCGATATGTCGGGGCCTATAATTCGAAATGTAACGCGACATAAACATCGATCGAG GTCACCAAGTCCAGAATTATGA
- the LOC119078096 gene encoding RING finger protein 11 produces the protein MGNCLKRSTADDISLLRGNESSRDSSDQIGPAPFAEIMPPVFYPSPSVSRPVTHLTEEEQVKIAKRIGLIQHLPIGLYDGCKKSRECVICMMEFNVGDSVRCLPCMHTYHLSCIDDWLMRSLTCPSCLEPVDAALLTSYET, from the exons ATGGGCAATTGTTTGAAACGATCAACAGCAGATGATATATCATTGTTACGGGGAAATGAATCCAGTCGTGATTCATCCGATCAAATTGGTCCGGCACCATTTGCG GAAATCATGCCGCCAGTCTTTTATCCGTCACCATCAGTCAGTCGCCCAGTGACTCATCTAACCGAGGAGGAACAAGTGAAAATAGCTAAACGTATCGGTCTCATACAACACCTTCCAATTGGATTGTACGATGGCTGTAAAAAGTCTCGCGAATGCGTTATTTGTATGATGGAATTCAATGTGGGCGACTCCGTTCGATGTCTGCCGTGCATGCACACGTATCATCTCAGTTGCATTGACGATTGGCTAATGCGGAGTTTGACATGTCCATCGTGCTTGGAACCAGTGGATGCAGCTCTATTGACGTCGTATGAaacgtaa